One window of the Oncorhynchus mykiss isolate Arlee chromosome 5, USDA_OmykA_1.1, whole genome shotgun sequence genome contains the following:
- the ptgdsa gene encoding prostaglandin D2 synthase a isoform X2 codes for MRITFVTMATAMVCLMGVHGDVQPQRDFDLQRFAGKWYRVGLAYDSPGFTASYRDKLRVSMGILNPQTNGDVNLTMWTQRSTGCRSKLYTYEKTAIPGAFTYFSTRHNKVKDITVVETNYNEYALVLKHKKMDREYTQVALYGRSQKVKPEVIQKFKDFATSHGFPKDAILTPPPAENCPPSGR; via the exons ATGAGGATCACCTTTGTGACAATGGCCACGGCGATGGTGTGTTTGATGGGTGTCCATGGAGACGTGCAGCCTCAGAGAGACTTCGACCTGCAGAGG TTTGCAGGGAAGTGGTACCGTGTGGGCCTGGCGTATGACTCCCCAGGGTTTACTGCCTCATACAGAGACAAGCTGAGAGTGTCCATGGGCATCTTGAATCCACAGACCAACGGCGACGTCAACCTCACCATGTGGACCCAGAG ATCAACAGGTTGCCGCAGTAAGCTTTACACGTACGAGAAGACAGCGATACCTGGCGCCTTCACCTATTTCAGCACCC GCCATAACAAAGTAAAGGACATCACAGTAGTGGAGACCAACTATAATGAATATGCACTGGTCCTGAAGCACAAGAAGATGGACAGAGAGTACACACAGGTGGCCCTCTATG GTCGTTCTCAGAAGGTAAAGCCTGAAGTGATTCAGAAATTTAAAGACTTTGCCACATCTCATGGATTTCCCAAGGACGCCATTCTGACCCCACCACCTGCAG AGAACTGTCCTCCCTCTGGACGCTAA
- the ptgdsa gene encoding prostaglandin D2 synthase a isoform X1 encodes MRITFVTMATAMVCLMGVHGDVQPQRDFDLQRFAGKWYRVGLAYDSPGFTASYRDKLRVSMGILNPQTNGDVNLTMWTQRSTGCRSKLYTYEKTAIPGAFTYFSTRHNKVKDITVVETNYNEYALVLKHKKMDREYTQVALYGRSQKVKPEVIQKFKDFATSHGFPKDAILTPPPAGSSLKNCPPSGR; translated from the exons ATGAGGATCACCTTTGTGACAATGGCCACGGCGATGGTGTGTTTGATGGGTGTCCATGGAGACGTGCAGCCTCAGAGAGACTTCGACCTGCAGAGG TTTGCAGGGAAGTGGTACCGTGTGGGCCTGGCGTATGACTCCCCAGGGTTTACTGCCTCATACAGAGACAAGCTGAGAGTGTCCATGGGCATCTTGAATCCACAGACCAACGGCGACGTCAACCTCACCATGTGGACCCAGAG ATCAACAGGTTGCCGCAGTAAGCTTTACACGTACGAGAAGACAGCGATACCTGGCGCCTTCACCTATTTCAGCACCC GCCATAACAAAGTAAAGGACATCACAGTAGTGGAGACCAACTATAATGAATATGCACTGGTCCTGAAGCACAAGAAGATGGACAGAGAGTACACACAGGTGGCCCTCTATG GTCGTTCTCAGAAGGTAAAGCCTGAAGTGATTCAGAAATTTAAAGACTTTGCCACATCTCATGGATTTCCCAAGGACGCCATTCTGACCCCACCACCTGCAGGTAGTAGCCTaa AGAACTGTCCTCCCTCTGGACGCTAA
- the LOC110523946 gene encoding protein AMBP: protein MQQGAILVVLLVLVNSLHGVPVLAEPLFPTQENFDLSKFMGKWHDIAVASTCPWMQRHRGDSAIGILELQAGDTEGKVSMKRSMKKHGTCKQISGDYELTDTPGRFTYHVAKWGADVDAYVVHTNYDEYAIVMMSKQKTGGEKTKSAKLYSRTMELRTTILDDFRRLVREQGMADDTVIIKQNKGECVPGAEPVAAESPSEITAPRAKRNIVLPDPAPVEGSGMGDDTMIFRSAESCKAEPDAGPCFGMVQRYFYNSTSMGCQLFTYGGCMGNQNNFVTERECLQSCRTEAACRMPMDAQPCTGQPKIWAFDPNSGLCLEYKKDYCQGNSNKFYSKGECDEYCGVMKDGETEFLKAN from the exons atgcAGCAGGGTGCCATACTTGTGGTCCTTTTGGTCCTGGTGAACTCCCTCCATGGTGTGCCAGTGCTTGCCGAACCGCTCTTCCCCACACAGGAGAACTTTGACCTGAGCAAG TTCATGGGGAAGTGGCATGATATTGCGGTAGCTTCCACCTGTCCCTGGATGCAGCGCCACAGAGGAGACTCAGCTATCGGCATACTGGAGCTGCAGGCCGGGGACACTGAAGGCAAAGTCAGCATGAAACGCAGCATGAAAAA gcaCGGGACATGTAAGCAGATCTCCGGTGATTATGAGCTAACAGACACACCTGGAAGATTCACCTACCACGTTGCCA AGTGGGGGGCTGATGTTGATGCCTATGTTGTTCACACTAACTATGATGAGTATGCCATCGTCATGATGAGTAAACAGAAGACAGGTGGCGAGAAGACCAAGTCTGCCAAGCTATACA GCCGCACCATGGAACTGCGGACCACTATCTTGGACGACttcaggaggctggtgagggagCAGGGCATGGCTGACGACACAGTCATCATCAAACAGAacaaag GCGAGTGTGTACCAGGAGCAGAGCCTGTAGCAGCAGAGTCTCCATCTGAGATTACGGCACCG AGAGCTAAGAGGAACATAGTCCTCCCTGATCCTGCCCCTGTGGAGGGCTCCGGTATGGGTGATGACACCATGATCTTCCGGAGTGCAG AGTCCTGTAAGGCGGAGCCAGACGCAGGTCCCTGTTTCGGGATGGTGCAGCGCTACTTCTACAACTCCACCAGTATGGGCTGTCAGCTGTTCACCTACGGAGGCTGTATGGGCAACCAGAACAACTTTGTAACTGAGAGGGAGTGTCTGCAGAGTTGCCGCACTGAGG CTGCCTGCAGAATGCCCATGGATGCTCAACCCTGCACTGGGCAGCCCAAGATCTGGGCCTTCGATCCCAACTCTGGACTCTGTCTGGAATATAAAAAGGACTACTGCCAGGGCAACAGTAACAAGTTCTACTCCAAGGGGGAGTGTGACGAGTACTGTGGGGTGATGAAGGATG GAGAAACTGAGTTCCTGAAAGCTAACTGA
- the LOC110523949 gene encoding cyclin-dependent kinase 5 activator 1-like, translating to MGTAMSISLRKKAVLFKDGPDTVGHLIEVQTGKSAKDKTLKRYSPWRRSVKKKSSKKVQAHENTNQNNIAHLSNENLEKSQSFSNPSTLTLEKSQSCDKLSTQDLSTPAISNSSNNAASLVEMAPLSNSNTAPDTPQRVTVQDLDTPRRLVMVHATTGELLRCLGEFLCRRCYRLQDMSSMDPVLWLRVVDRYLLDNCYQNQSCINPAAVVFLYMLCREAVSSEVATLHELHAVLLTCLYTTCSYMGNEIAYPLKPFLVDTCRQTFWIRCMTITNLMSVKMLQMNTDPNFFSQVFADLKNESQKEEKKSRLLSGVYSTQ from the coding sequence ATGGGAACCGCAATGTCTATCTCGCTCCGCAAGAAGGCAGTCCTCTTCAAAGATGGGCCGGACACTGTGGGCCACTTGATAGAAGTCCAGACCGGTAAGAGCGCAAAAGACAAGACTCTGAAGCGCTACTCACCATGGAGGCGGAGTGTGAAGAAGAAGAGCTCCAAGAAGGTGCAGGCCCACGAGAACACCAACCAAAACAACATTGCCCATCTGAGTAATGAGAACCTGGAGAAGTCTCAGTCCTTCTCCAACCCGTCCACCCTCACCCTGGAGAAGTCTCAGTCCTGTGACAAGCTGTCCACCCAGGACCTGAGCACTCCAGCCATCTCCAACAGCTCCAACAACGCCGCCTCGTTGGTCGAGATGGCCCCCTTATCCAACTCAAACACGGCCCCCGACACGCCCCAGAGGGTGACCGTCCAGGACCTCGACACTCCCAGGAGGCTGGTGATGGTCCACGCTACAACCGGCGAGCTGCTGCGCTGCCTGGGTGAGTTCCTGTGCCGGCGCTGCTACCGGCTCCAGGACATGTCTTCCATGGACCCGGTGCTGTGGCTGCGGGTGGTGGACCGTTATCTGCTGGACAACTGCTATCAGAACCAGAGCTGCATCAATCCGGCCGCTGTGGTCTTCCTCTACATGCTGTGCCGCGAGGCAGTTTCCTCCGAGGTGGCCACCTTGCACGAGCTGCATGCCGTGCTGCTCACCTGCCTCTATACAACCTGCTCCTACATGGGCAACGAGATCGCCTACCCCCTGAAACCCTTCCTGGTGGACACCTGCAGGCAGACCTTCTGGATCCGCTGCATGACCATCACCAATCTGATGAGTGTCAAGATGCTCCAGATGAACACAGACCCTAACTTCTTCTCCCAGGTCTTTGCTGACCTGAAGAACGAGAgccagaaggaggagaagaagagccgccTGCTCAGCGGTGTGTACAGCACTCAGTGA